Proteins co-encoded in one Trueperella abortisuis genomic window:
- the pdxR gene encoding MocR-like pyridoxine biosynthesis transcription factor PdxR has translation MDHLERCREDDVPSIPATIVADIRARLQGGSLAPGDRLPSTRALADELGVSRGSVVSAYEQLEGEGILLASRSGSRIHPDLALTHAHQPALHFHPSRFPTTTPPSLLRPGAPLEALTGSAWRAAWRAAVAEPHAYPSPGSPCLRHLLAEHFRLTRAVSVNPEQILITAGTRDGLRAILTAIAVGTPSPVGAEHSAVVPRRLAVEDPGFGSLRAVPAAIGWETVLVETDGAGLSPAALTDLAPDAALVTPNHQFPYGLQMPASRRRELVEWRRSTPGALLIEDDYDSELRAIHPALVALDPAGTILLGSFAKTLTPALGLGYVIVPLAYREAVEARLIPVSGIAQDALSNFLATDSLRRHTARVRREYKYRRGVFERIFPEGRTMDGGLGAIIELPADAEARVLERAARAGLAIESLGKYWSGRSGRPGVVVGLGAGSRERLAAALEQLRQMVPRPDQAS, from the coding sequence TTGGACCATCTGGAGAGATGTCGGGAGGATGATGTGCCCTCGATCCCCGCCACCATTGTGGCCGACATCCGCGCCCGCCTTCAGGGTGGATCCCTTGCTCCGGGGGATCGTCTCCCCTCCACGCGTGCCCTCGCCGACGAACTCGGCGTCTCCCGAGGGTCCGTGGTCAGTGCCTACGAGCAGCTCGAAGGTGAGGGCATCCTCCTTGCCTCCCGCTCCGGTAGCCGCATTCATCCTGATCTCGCCCTCACTCACGCCCACCAGCCGGCTCTCCACTTTCACCCTTCGAGGTTCCCGACGACGACGCCCCCGTCCCTGCTTCGCCCCGGAGCTCCCCTGGAGGCGCTGACCGGCTCGGCCTGGCGCGCAGCCTGGCGGGCAGCCGTGGCCGAGCCGCACGCCTACCCCAGCCCCGGTTCGCCCTGCCTGCGCCACCTTCTTGCCGAGCATTTCCGCCTCACCCGCGCCGTGTCGGTCAATCCTGAGCAGATCCTCATCACCGCCGGCACCCGTGATGGTCTGCGTGCAATTCTTACGGCCATCGCCGTGGGCACACCTTCCCCAGTCGGCGCCGAGCACTCGGCCGTCGTCCCCCGCCGGCTTGCCGTCGAGGATCCGGGATTCGGTTCGCTGCGGGCCGTGCCGGCTGCGATCGGCTGGGAGACTGTCCTCGTCGAGACAGACGGAGCTGGCCTCTCCCCTGCCGCCCTTACCGACCTCGCCCCGGACGCCGCGCTAGTCACCCCGAATCACCAGTTCCCCTACGGCTTGCAGATGCCGGCCTCCCGCCGGCGGGAGCTAGTCGAATGGCGGCGCTCCACGCCGGGCGCGCTCCTTATTGAGGATGACTACGACTCGGAGCTGCGCGCCATCCACCCCGCGCTCGTGGCACTCGACCCTGCGGGGACTATTCTTCTCGGATCCTTCGCCAAGACCCTCACGCCGGCCCTCGGTCTGGGATACGTCATCGTGCCGCTGGCTTATCGCGAAGCCGTGGAGGCCCGTCTCATCCCCGTCTCCGGCATCGCCCAAGATGCGCTGAGTAATTTCCTTGCCACGGACTCCCTCCGCCGCCACACGGCCCGCGTGCGCCGGGAATATAAGTATCGCCGTGGCGTCTTTGAGCGAATCTTCCCCGAGGGGCGGACCATGGACGGGGGACTGGGCGCCATCATCGAGCTGCCCGCCGACGCCGAGGCGCGCGTTCTCGAGCGAGCCGCGCGGGCGGGCCTTGCCATCGAGTCGCTGGGTAAGTACTGGTCTGGACGAAGCGGGCGACCCGGCGTCGTCGTCGGGCTGGGTGCTGGAAGCCGGGAGCGGCTGGCGGCGGCCTTGGAGCAGTTGCGGCAGATGGTGCCGCGCCCCGACCAGGCCTCCTAA
- a CDS encoding thiamine-binding protein has translation MLLAFSIAPQTTDQPDGSVSEAVAAAVRIVNESGLPHETTSMFTTLEGEWDEVMTVVKACVEELQKRTPRISLVMKADIRPGYTGQITAKVERVNRLLEQ, from the coding sequence ATGCTTCTTGCGTTTTCGATCGCCCCGCAGACCACCGATCAGCCCGACGGCTCCGTCTCCGAGGCGGTGGCCGCGGCGGTGAGGATCGTCAACGAATCGGGGCTACCACACGAGACCACCTCCATGTTCACCACCTTGGAGGGCGAGTGGGACGAGGTGATGACCGTCGTCAAGGCGTGTGTGGAGGAGTTGCAAAAGCGCACCCCGCGTATCTCGTTGGTGATGAAGGCCGACATTCGCCCCGGCTACACGGGTCAGATCACGGCGAAGGTGGAGCGGGTCAATAGATTGCTCGAACAGTAG
- a CDS encoding GIY-YIG nuclease family protein — protein MAGKSINLFLMDGDPNGRIKCSLANWTGVAYKIPRTMLDKARNIEALKQTGVYLLFGADPATDEPVVYIGQAAVRKNGMGILNRWEEHKRDTDKDWWNEAVALTTRDNSFGQTEIAYLENRFRNMALDAGRYRVMNGNEPAQGNITEEKECEMDEFISNARLIIGTLGYKVFDSLLGNRRVVEVVEAPDDGPIFTFHYGKVEARGTRTAEGFVVMAGSHICPTTTKSVPDNVIKNREKYAPALTADGVLTKDLLFTSPSAAAGFVGGASLSGNVTWRLPDGRTLKQLDGQG, from the coding sequence ATGGCCGGAAAGTCAATCAATCTGTTTCTCATGGACGGCGATCCGAATGGCCGGATCAAGTGTTCGCTGGCCAATTGGACCGGCGTCGCCTACAAGATTCCCCGTACGATGCTGGACAAGGCGCGCAACATCGAGGCGCTCAAGCAGACAGGCGTGTACCTACTTTTTGGCGCCGATCCGGCGACGGACGAGCCCGTGGTCTACATCGGTCAGGCGGCGGTGCGTAAGAACGGCATGGGCATCCTCAACCGCTGGGAGGAACACAAGCGCGACACCGACAAGGACTGGTGGAACGAGGCCGTTGCACTGACCACGCGCGACAATTCCTTCGGACAGACCGAGATCGCCTATCTCGAAAACCGTTTCCGTAACATGGCACTCGACGCCGGGCGCTACCGGGTGATGAACGGTAACGAGCCAGCGCAAGGCAACATCACCGAGGAAAAAGAATGCGAGATGGACGAGTTCATCTCCAACGCGCGGCTCATCATCGGCACGCTAGGCTACAAGGTCTTCGACTCGCTGCTCGGCAATAGGCGCGTGGTCGAGGTTGTCGAAGCCCCGGACGACGGCCCGATCTTTACCTTCCACTACGGCAAGGTTGAGGCGCGGGGAACCCGCACGGCTGAAGGTTTCGTCGTCATGGCCGGTAGCCACATTTGCCCGACGACGACCAAGAGCGTTCCCGACAATGTCATCAAGAATCGCGAAAAATACGCGCCGGCTCTCACAGCAGACGGAGTGCTGACCAAAGACCTGCTCTTCACCTCGCCGTCAGCGGCGGCGGGATTTGTGGGTGGTGCATCCCTGAGCGGCAACGTCACGTGGAGGTTGCCAGATGGGAGGACGCTTAAACAGCTGGATGGGCAGGGCTGA
- a CDS encoding Wadjet anti-phage system protein JetD domain-containing protein: MNRTMRTPADARSWARLTYDRRVFTWLALCSSRADADIDLSLPLHPPAASTALGEGATVGEWIRAWAGAALPAGCELMWEERRWRALGAQRVPTALKVKTASAAAELGGRAKDWAMLTERLAAIRCALTAADVVRNLGGLEAGVAEAGVAEAGVAEATAAMARAMKSCARDLRQADVADFSRALEVTRWLVLNPESGLYVRQLPIAGVDTKWVDHHRRLIVALLTGARELAGLPGEGSFGCAPMPHPRAVVIADPALRPAGLRYFLADEVELAELWDAATPPESKATARPRLVLVVENKQSLLAVPDFEGVVALHGGGYAVDWIGKLPWASNLPVVYWGDLDEDGLLILHRLRHHHGHVRSVMMDAQTFTTFRELAVPDPHQPSDPPSSLTAEERLAWECVHAGGGLRLEQERINWSWAVERLEAALGQGCGASPRPE, translated from the coding sequence GTGAACCGCACGATGCGCACGCCCGCCGACGCGCGGTCCTGGGCTCGCCTCACCTACGACCGTCGGGTCTTTACCTGGCTTGCGCTTTGTAGCTCGCGCGCGGACGCTGATATCGATCTCAGCCTCCCGCTCCACCCGCCCGCCGCCTCGACGGCCCTGGGGGAGGGCGCCACTGTCGGCGAGTGGATCCGGGCGTGGGCGGGAGCCGCGCTTCCTGCCGGCTGCGAGCTGATGTGGGAGGAACGACGTTGGCGAGCGCTGGGGGCGCAGCGCGTTCCCACCGCGTTAAAGGTGAAGACCGCGTCCGCTGCGGCCGAGCTGGGCGGCCGGGCGAAGGACTGGGCGATGCTTACCGAGCGGCTCGCTGCGATCCGCTGTGCGCTGACAGCCGCGGACGTCGTGCGTAACCTCGGCGGATTGGAGGCCGGTGTGGCGGAGGCCGGTGTGGCGGAGGCCGGTGTGGCGGAGGCGACCGCTGCCATGGCTCGTGCGATGAAGTCATGCGCTCGCGACCTACGCCAGGCCGACGTCGCCGATTTCTCCCGTGCGCTCGAGGTCACCCGATGGCTGGTCCTCAATCCGGAGTCGGGCCTATACGTGCGGCAGTTGCCGATCGCGGGCGTGGACACGAAATGGGTGGATCATCATCGCCGCCTCATCGTGGCGTTGCTGACCGGCGCGCGCGAGCTGGCCGGCCTGCCGGGTGAGGGCAGCTTCGGCTGCGCCCCGATGCCTCACCCCAGGGCCGTGGTCATTGCGGATCCCGCATTGCGACCCGCGGGGCTACGGTATTTTCTGGCCGACGAGGTCGAGCTGGCCGAGCTGTGGGATGCCGCCACACCGCCTGAGTCAAAGGCGACGGCTCGGCCACGACTGGTGCTAGTCGTCGAGAATAAACAGTCGCTACTGGCCGTGCCGGATTTCGAGGGCGTGGTCGCCCTTCACGGGGGCGGTTACGCGGTGGACTGGATCGGGAAACTCCCCTGGGCGAGCAACCTTCCCGTCGTGTATTGGGGTGACCTCGACGAGGACGGCCTCCTCATTCTGCATCGCCTGCGTCATCACCATGGGCACGTGCGCTCGGTGATGATGGACGCTCAGACCTTTACCACCTTCCGCGAGCTCGCCGTGCCTGACCCTCATCAGCCAAGCGATCCGCCCTCATCTCTGACCGCCGAGGAACGCCTCGCCTGGGAGTGCGTCCACGCGGGCGGCGGCCTGCGCCTCGAGCAGGAGCGTATCAATTGGTCTTGGGCTGTCGAGCGCTTGGAGGCGGCGTTGGGCCAAGGCTGCGGTGCTTCGCCCAGGCCCGAGTAG
- a CDS encoding ATP-binding protein, translating into MSEDLFSAYSSEHPEGEVPAPGQFRLSRLQVTNWGTFSGHHAIEVPRRGLLLTGESGSGKSSLLDAISAIMVAPQEAHFNSAATDAASGDEQRTPMSYVRGAHRNYTDDDTQEVRTSYLRSGPTCSGIAMTWEDGLGTTVSAIRLFHVKGHSRAAQDLRSVFALVSDQVELADWMKLITSGIDKKRLRVAFPSADYFDSYAAFGQQLRKRTAIGKETAQKLLHKALSAKSMKSLDQLLRTFMLDVPGTFAAADHAVGEFDDLNHAHAAVVDAREQLEVLTPIRESWERRIKMDEKVRRLGEERAALPVFRAQIQQRDIAGKLVDARAALVRCEAEEADARQRWEADDVARDQARADLARSGGADLERATRESEELAGQVARAEVARAEFAGRLAKIEGLPEDVEDRTAFYQVIEQARLMRSELGGQKGSDVFGQAITERDQARREFEEIVQDIHALQARRTRIDRKLAELRDDIAHRLGQPPAALPFAGELMDVTEPEWTGAIERLASGFARTLLIPREHFDVALAYIDATDLRMRLVFECPDEENTAVPGTDSDAVANKLRIAHGRFEGWMRREVARRFPHVCVTDPAELEHYKKALSIQGTVKDGRRFTKDDAHPIHDKAHWRIGTTNVELLEELRARAAALHAKKEKAEVKVNQLDAEHAQLQERIAQLTLIESTRWETIDVVGCQEALARARERIAHLEASHSELAELRRRVEELSARAAASQQAKDEATKGVGRAQSRVADLQQQEAQLKRELEGASIEAEVKARLEGRAARLTEAAHSITAVTDAISNDLERENNRARAEFAAAEQRIARAQQLYASRWPGRATNLVPDAPESAPDFLSVLDQLQADRLPEFENRFRTLLAEQSQNNLGRIREEISTSLSRVRKAIAPANESLAQTPFDRRRDRYLRIEPSQRQTSEVRQFTQDLTAVTAGAFNSASETAAQAEERFLRMKSLLERLGSAETADRSWRRRVLDTRMHVSFRAIETDAEGNQTDVYEGSGGRSGGQSQKLVIFCLVAALRYQLADVGKSIPRYGTVALDEAFDKTDAEFTEAGLSVFDQFQFQLILATPLKMLQTIARHVGGAVTVSNPTGESSRLSSITFTKVEDVDEDSVGAGGSGNRAGSEAGGFQP; encoded by the coding sequence ATGAGCGAGGACCTGTTCAGCGCGTACTCGAGCGAGCATCCCGAGGGCGAGGTGCCTGCGCCGGGCCAGTTCAGACTCTCGCGGTTGCAGGTGACGAACTGGGGAACATTCTCCGGTCATCATGCGATTGAGGTTCCGCGGCGCGGATTGCTATTGACGGGAGAGTCGGGCTCGGGCAAGTCCTCGCTACTGGACGCGATCTCGGCGATCATGGTGGCACCCCAGGAAGCGCACTTTAACTCGGCGGCTACCGACGCGGCAAGCGGGGACGAGCAGCGCACGCCGATGTCGTACGTGCGCGGAGCTCACCGCAACTACACCGACGACGACACACAGGAGGTGCGCACCTCCTATCTACGCTCTGGCCCGACGTGCTCGGGTATCGCCATGACGTGGGAGGACGGTTTGGGTACGACAGTGTCGGCGATCCGGCTCTTCCATGTCAAGGGACACTCACGGGCAGCTCAGGACCTGCGCTCGGTCTTTGCACTTGTATCCGATCAGGTCGAGCTCGCGGACTGGATGAAGCTCATCACCTCGGGTATCGACAAGAAGCGACTGCGGGTTGCGTTCCCGAGCGCGGACTACTTCGACTCCTACGCCGCCTTCGGCCAGCAGCTACGCAAGCGCACCGCGATCGGCAAGGAGACGGCGCAAAAGCTCCTACACAAGGCGCTGTCGGCGAAGTCGATGAAGAGCCTCGATCAGCTGTTGCGTACCTTCATGCTTGACGTGCCCGGCACGTTCGCGGCCGCGGACCACGCGGTTGGCGAGTTTGACGACCTCAATCACGCCCATGCGGCCGTGGTCGACGCGCGCGAGCAGCTGGAAGTTCTCACCCCAATCCGGGAGTCGTGGGAGCGGCGGATCAAGATGGACGAAAAGGTGCGCCGGCTGGGCGAGGAGCGTGCCGCGTTGCCGGTGTTTCGGGCGCAGATCCAACAGCGTGATATCGCGGGCAAGCTGGTCGACGCGCGGGCGGCCCTCGTTCGGTGTGAGGCGGAGGAGGCCGACGCCCGGCAGCGTTGGGAAGCCGACGACGTCGCGCGCGATCAGGCCCGCGCGGATCTGGCACGCAGCGGCGGCGCAGACCTGGAACGCGCCACTCGGGAGAGTGAGGAGTTGGCCGGGCAGGTGGCTCGTGCCGAAGTGGCGCGGGCAGAGTTCGCCGGACGGCTCGCAAAAATCGAGGGTTTGCCGGAGGACGTGGAGGATCGTACAGCGTTCTACCAGGTCATCGAGCAGGCGCGGCTGATGCGCTCGGAGCTGGGCGGTCAGAAGGGCTCCGACGTGTTTGGGCAGGCGATTACCGAGCGCGATCAGGCCAGGCGGGAGTTTGAGGAGATCGTCCAGGATATCCATGCTCTGCAGGCGCGACGCACGCGTATCGACAGAAAGCTCGCTGAGCTGCGCGACGATATCGCGCATCGGCTGGGCCAGCCGCCTGCGGCTTTACCGTTCGCAGGCGAGCTCATGGATGTCACCGAGCCGGAGTGGACGGGTGCGATCGAGCGCCTGGCCTCGGGCTTCGCCCGCACCCTGCTCATTCCCCGCGAGCATTTCGATGTGGCTCTGGCCTACATCGACGCCACCGATTTGCGAATGCGGCTCGTGTTCGAGTGCCCGGACGAGGAGAACACGGCGGTGCCCGGTACCGATTCGGATGCGGTGGCAAACAAGCTGAGGATCGCCCACGGGCGCTTCGAGGGCTGGATGCGTAGGGAAGTCGCCCGCCGATTCCCACACGTATGCGTCACCGACCCCGCCGAGCTGGAGCACTACAAAAAGGCGCTGTCGATCCAGGGCACGGTCAAGGACGGGCGGCGCTTCACCAAGGACGACGCACACCCCATCCACGATAAAGCGCACTGGCGCATCGGCACCACGAATGTCGAGCTCCTCGAGGAGCTCCGGGCGCGGGCGGCAGCGCTGCACGCCAAGAAGGAGAAAGCGGAAGTCAAGGTCAACCAGCTCGACGCCGAGCACGCTCAACTACAGGAACGGATCGCCCAGCTCACGCTCATCGAGTCGACCCGCTGGGAGACGATCGACGTCGTCGGATGCCAGGAGGCGCTCGCCCGGGCGCGGGAGCGGATCGCCCACCTCGAAGCCTCGCATTCGGAACTGGCCGAGCTCCGGCGTCGTGTGGAAGAGCTCTCCGCCCGGGCGGCGGCATCGCAGCAGGCCAAGGACGAAGCGACGAAAGGTGTGGGCCGGGCGCAGAGCCGGGTGGCCGACCTCCAGCAGCAGGAGGCGCAGCTGAAGCGCGAACTGGAGGGCGCGAGCATCGAGGCGGAGGTCAAGGCTCGGCTCGAGGGCCGCGCGGCCAGGCTGACCGAGGCGGCACACTCGATTACGGCCGTCACCGACGCGATCAGCAACGACCTCGAGCGGGAGAATAACCGCGCCCGGGCGGAGTTCGCCGCGGCGGAACAGCGAATCGCGCGCGCCCAGCAGCTGTATGCGAGCCGCTGGCCGGGCAGGGCGACGAACCTTGTACCCGACGCGCCCGAGTCCGCGCCTGACTTCCTCAGCGTGCTCGACCAGCTCCAGGCCGATCGCCTTCCCGAATTCGAGAACCGCTTTCGCACGTTGCTGGCTGAGCAATCGCAAAACAACCTTGGCAGGATTCGCGAGGAAATCTCCACAAGCCTGTCCCGGGTGAGAAAGGCGATTGCACCGGCCAACGAGTCTCTGGCGCAGACCCCGTTCGACCGGCGGCGAGACCGCTACCTGCGGATCGAACCCTCCCAACGCCAGACGAGCGAAGTGCGCCAATTTACGCAGGACCTCACCGCCGTCACCGCAGGCGCCTTCAACTCAGCCTCCGAGACGGCTGCCCAGGCTGAGGAGCGCTTCCTACGGATGAAGAGCCTCCTCGAGCGGCTCGGCTCGGCCGAGACCGCGGACCGTAGCTGGCGCCGACGCGTCCTCGACACTCGGATGCACGTCAGCTTCCGTGCGATCGAGACCGACGCGGAGGGCAACCAGACCGACGTCTACGAGGGCAGCGGTGGACGCTCGGGCGGCCAGTCGCAAAAACTCGTCATCTTCTGCCTGGTCGCTGCACTGCGTTACCAGCTCGCCGACGTCGGCAAGTCAATTCCCCGTTACGGCACCGTTGCGCTCGACGAGGCTTTCGACAAGACCGACGCCGAGTTCACCGAGGCCGGCCTGTCCGTCTTCGACCAGTTCCAATTTCAGCTCATTCTCGCCACCCCGCTCAAGATGCTCCAGACGATTGCCCGGCACGTCGGCGGCGCAGTGACTGTCTCCAACCCGACGGGAGAGTCCTCGCGGCTGTCCTCAATCACGTTTACGAAGGTCGAGGACGTGGATGAGGACTCGGTAGGCGCTGGCGGTTCGGGTAACCGGGCAGGCAGCGAGGCGGGCGGGTTCCAGCCGTGA
- a CDS encoding DUF4194 domain-containing protein produces the protein MTAHDEQTGVSRETDLPHDADILASADLADGVVATDGLWPGDTGTLPAQVRSALVQLIRGPYVSARRTPNHWATLLAHESVIRSRLADVWLDLALDEDREVAFARNAPAEGESVPQMMRKQSLSFVDTALLLYLRHQLLRAAAAGERAYVGLDELTEHIQQYRVDGNHDHAIAAKRVKAAVDRFVKYALLDRTDTEGRYEIMSILGLVVTADLVAGIEAEYRAIREGVRGGSVGSADGADGVVGEEWV, from the coding sequence GTGACGGCCCATGATGAGCAAACCGGCGTCTCCCGCGAGACCGATCTGCCGCACGACGCCGACATCCTGGCTAGCGCCGACCTCGCGGACGGCGTCGTCGCCACTGACGGCCTGTGGCCGGGCGATACCGGGACCCTGCCGGCTCAGGTACGCTCTGCTCTTGTGCAGCTCATCCGCGGGCCCTACGTCTCTGCCCGGCGCACGCCGAATCATTGGGCCACGCTCCTCGCTCACGAGTCGGTGATCCGCTCACGCCTGGCTGACGTCTGGCTCGACCTCGCTCTTGACGAGGATCGCGAGGTCGCCTTCGCCCGTAACGCACCCGCGGAAGGGGAGTCAGTTCCGCAGATGATGCGCAAGCAGTCCCTGAGTTTCGTCGACACGGCCCTGCTTCTCTACCTGCGTCACCAGCTTCTGCGCGCCGCGGCCGCAGGCGAGCGAGCCTACGTCGGTCTCGACGAGCTAACAGAACACATCCAGCAGTACCGCGTGGACGGCAACCACGATCACGCGATCGCGGCCAAGCGGGTCAAGGCCGCGGTGGATCGCTTCGTCAAATACGCGCTACTGGACCGCACGGATACCGAGGGACGCTATGAGATCATGTCGATCCTTGGCCTCGTCGTCACGGCGGATCTCGTGGCCGGCATCGAGGCCGAGTACCGCGCTATCCGTGAAGGCGTGCGTGGAGGGTCGGTTGGGAGCGCGGATGGCGCGGACGGCGTCGTGGGGGAGGAGTGGGTATGA
- a CDS encoding DUF3375 domain-containing protein: protein MRREQKENPVLALMRQETMPVIFALLLEHLGGDEASLPAAELYGLMEDDLDELRRQGFDLPGTAQHYCMEWVKAGYLTRRPAPTGRGEVFELSAPGHEAIRFLEKIVAPRAGVSQSRLSSIISSLEKLATDTDESVAARLAALRAERDRIDRQVEATQRGEFTAMEPDAAASFLTEVLADARDVPSDFARVRDAMERLGRQLRTRLIDADLAQGDVLDSVFRGMDEIRQSPEWRSFDAFHTLLKDDEYHAVFEDAVARIVTRSFVSALDPDDIVFLEEYYPRLRAESFVVAQSMSSFSHSLREFAQSRQFEEFRELSERIRRAQRAGIEAAPVLRLHDQMRASIELTSPEIIGVGRLALHVPSEVEAEVPLEAVPVGKADWEFLKAQVRDYEIDFEELALAVHKALGEARPCTIGDILQRFPASQGLASVVGLFILGERHGEALPDGESVSWTWKGQRVTARMSTSFVFEEDFSDGP from the coding sequence ATGAGGCGCGAACAGAAGGAGAACCCGGTGCTGGCGCTCATGCGGCAGGAGACGATGCCGGTAATCTTTGCCCTGCTGCTTGAGCATCTCGGCGGCGATGAGGCCTCCCTCCCTGCCGCGGAACTATACGGGCTGATGGAGGACGACCTCGACGAGCTACGCCGGCAAGGCTTCGATCTGCCCGGAACCGCGCAGCACTACTGCATGGAGTGGGTTAAGGCGGGCTACCTCACTCGGCGCCCGGCGCCCACGGGCAGGGGAGAGGTCTTCGAGCTCTCGGCACCCGGCCACGAGGCGATCCGCTTCCTGGAGAAGATCGTGGCACCGAGGGCGGGGGTTAGCCAGTCGCGGCTGTCGTCGATTATTTCCTCCCTCGAGAAACTGGCCACGGACACCGACGAATCGGTCGCCGCGCGGCTTGCCGCACTGCGCGCGGAGCGCGACAGGATCGACCGGCAGGTCGAAGCCACCCAGCGTGGGGAGTTCACGGCAATGGAACCCGACGCAGCTGCCTCCTTCCTCACGGAGGTGCTCGCCGACGCGCGGGATGTCCCCAGCGACTTTGCGCGTGTGCGTGACGCTATGGAGCGGCTCGGCCGCCAGCTGCGCACGCGCCTGATTGACGCCGACCTCGCACAGGGAGATGTCCTCGATTCGGTTTTCCGCGGCATGGACGAGATCCGTCAGAGTCCCGAGTGGCGTTCCTTCGACGCGTTCCACACCTTGCTCAAGGATGACGAGTACCACGCGGTCTTCGAGGATGCCGTGGCCCGCATCGTCACGCGGAGTTTCGTCTCCGCGCTCGACCCGGACGACATCGTCTTCCTCGAGGAGTACTACCCGCGCCTGCGCGCCGAGTCTTTCGTGGTCGCCCAGTCAATGAGCTCCTTTTCGCACTCATTACGCGAGTTCGCCCAGTCGCGGCAGTTTGAGGAGTTTCGTGAGCTTTCCGAACGGATCCGCCGGGCGCAGCGCGCGGGAATCGAGGCCGCGCCGGTGCTGCGCTTGCATGATCAGATGCGGGCGAGTATCGAGCTGACCTCGCCCGAGATCATCGGGGTGGGTAGGCTCGCGCTGCACGTTCCATCCGAGGTCGAGGCGGAGGTGCCGCTCGAGGCGGTTCCCGTTGGCAAGGCGGATTGGGAATTCCTCAAGGCTCAGGTTCGAGACTACGAGATCGACTTCGAGGAGCTCGCCCTCGCCGTTCACAAAGCTCTCGGCGAGGCTAGGCCCTGTACGATTGGAGATATTCTCCAGCGATTCCCCGCCAGCCAGGGGCTCGCCTCGGTGGTTGGACTCTTCATCCTGGGTGAACGCCACGGCGAGGCCTTGCCCGACGGTGAGTCGGTGAGCTGGACGTGGAAGGGACAGCGGGTCACCGCTCGCATGTCGACGAGCTTCGTGTTCGAGGAGGACTTCAGTGACGGCCCATGA
- a CDS encoding aldo/keto reductase: MVARNFQPSDDMWFPSSTRHSDVPIVRCGRSGLQISRIALGLWHNFGDDRPFQTQRDIIRTAFDRGVNHFDLANNYGPPAGSAEENFGRIVAKDLRPFRHEMVISTKAGWNMWPGPTGFGGSRAYLLGSLDESLTRMGLDYVDIFYHHRPDPDVPLEETMLALHDAVRSGKARYAGISSYSAAATQQAQAIMRELGTPLVIHQPSYSMLNRWVEDGEPSLLAAAAEAGMGVIAFSPLAQGMLTNKYLNGVPEGSRLAAGKVAEDYFTDEVLAHVRALNEIAAGRGQTLAQMAIAWILRDQGEKTVTTALVGASSVAQLEDSLGAVDNLDFTDDELSAIDVHAVESGINQWWGATATRL; encoded by the coding sequence ATGGTAGCAAGAAACTTTCAGCCCTCCGATGACATGTGGTTTCCCTCCTCAACCCGCCACTCCGACGTGCCGATCGTGAGGTGCGGTAGGTCGGGCCTGCAGATCTCCCGCATCGCCCTCGGCCTGTGGCACAACTTTGGCGACGATCGCCCCTTCCAAACCCAACGCGACATCATTCGCACCGCCTTCGACCGAGGCGTCAACCACTTCGACCTCGCCAACAATTACGGCCCGCCGGCCGGCTCCGCGGAGGAGAACTTCGGGCGGATCGTCGCCAAGGATCTGCGCCCGTTCCGTCACGAGATGGTGATCTCCACGAAGGCCGGATGGAACATGTGGCCTGGCCCCACGGGCTTCGGCGGTTCGCGCGCCTACCTGCTGGGCTCGCTCGACGAGTCTCTCACCCGGATGGGCCTAGATTACGTGGATATCTTCTATCACCACCGCCCCGACCCCGACGTCCCGCTCGAGGAGACGATGCTCGCGTTGCACGACGCCGTTCGCAGCGGCAAGGCCCGGTACGCGGGCATTTCCTCGTACTCGGCTGCCGCCACACAGCAGGCGCAGGCGATCATGCGAGAGCTTGGAACCCCGCTCGTCATTCATCAGCCCTCCTACTCGATGCTTAACCGGTGGGTGGAGGACGGCGAGCCGTCGCTCCTCGCAGCCGCCGCGGAGGCCGGCATGGGGGTGATTGCGTTCTCGCCGCTGGCGCAGGGGATGCTGACGAACAAGTATTTGAACGGTGTGCCGGAGGGCTCGCGGCTGGCAGCCGGAAAGGTTGCGGAGGACTACTTCACCGACGAGGTGCTCGCCCACGTGCGCGCCCTGAACGAGATCGCGGCCGGGCGTGGGCAGACGCTCGCGCAGATGGCCATCGCCTGGATCCTTCGCGACCAGGGGGAGAAGACCGTGACGACAGCGCTGGTGGGGGCCTCTTCGGTGGCGCAACTGGAAGACTCGTTGGGCGCGGTGGATAATCTGGATTTCACCGACGACGAGCTTTCCGCCATCGACGTCCACGCCGTGGAGTCGGGTATCAACCAGTGGTGGGGCGCGACCGCCACACGGCTGTAG